The genomic region ATGGGTAGTCTGAGGACCGGAGACTGACACAAGATTCCTCCGAAGGCAGAGTGTAAGGTGCCGTTAGGAGTAGAGACGTAGATACCGCTAGTGGCATTGAGCTAAGAGAACGAAAATAAAAACGAACACATTAAAAAGTCACAATGAATTTATTGTAGAAAACAGTAAAGTACTTCAGTGCTCccgtttttaatttaaaaaaataaataaatgctgaatTATGAATAAACTAAAAACTGACAATGGTAATATATTTCTAAAATTTAAAAACAGCTTGAATTTGATCCCAAAAAACAACCACAATAGTgactaataaaataaaatgaaaacaaacaaaaaaaacaggagaTTTGACCTTTCTTGCTTTGCCAGGAGTAGGGGTCCCTGCAAGGCGTCTTTTGGAGGGGGTTCGTTGAGCAGTACCATACAGCAGGTCATGTTCAATCTGCTGGTTCTTCTTCAGTTGCTGTTTCACAGATCACAGTCATTATTCTCATCCGAACCAGATTCTGTTTGTTTCACAGATCACAGTCATTATTCTCATCCGAACCAGATTCTGTTTGTTTCACAGATCACAGTCATTATTCTCATCCGAACCAGATTCTGTTTGTTTCACAGATCACAGTCAATATTATCGTCTGAACCAGATTCACTACTGGGGAGGTCGTTCAGAGGTCTCTGTTTGAATatttttgaccccccccccactgatCCGATTACGACATGATTGAGGAAAGCCGTGTAAAGACAGTGATTGCAATCTAAGTCAACGTTTATTTAATCGCGTCTGATCAATGATTAGCTCAAGGAAGGAAGCACATTAAGAGCATTGAAACAAGGCCTTGGAAAAAATCGTACCCTctcattcttccctctctccttctccagacgCAGTAGTTCCCACTGCGCCTCAACGTACTGGAGAAACCGCTGTCCGTTAACCAGGAACTCTCTGTACTGCTCCTCTTCCCATAGAGCTACCTGGGTCTTCAGGCTCTTCTCCAACTGGAACGCACGAGAGAACATGCTTCAAGTTAATATGCCCGCAAATAAATAAAACAGCAAGAAATATAGAACTAAAACAAGCCAGTATTCGGACAGACTGTTGGGGTAGAGGAACTAACCAATGAAGATTCAAATCACAACTTATCCTCACCTTTGGCAGGCTTTTCTGCAGGTCGGCCCTCTGCTTCTCCTCTTTGAGTAGGTTCCCTCCTCGGTTGTTGAATCTAGTAGGATCCGTCACCTTTCTCTGCGGAGAGTTGAACCTTGTGTTTATAATACCGCCACTTGACAACACATGAAGGCCAGGACCAAACAGTTGGCTCAAATGGCACAAAAGATACAGGAAACAATGTAATCATGCAGTGTGATTTACTATGAAACTTTTCgacaatatgtgttatttcgtttGCACtgcaatttttgttgttgttgcctaataTCTGTAAACAAGAACACGTCTCATATTCATCAGTAAAATGCAACAACCTCCAGTTGTAGGAACAGAGTCCAGCTGTCTTGCCACCTGGTTACTCCTTCAAACAGCTCCCTGTGGTCTTCGTAATGCTTCTTCAGACTCAGCAGCTCCGCCTCATGTAGGTTGAGCAGCTCCACGGTGAAGTCAACTGAGGGGAGACATTCATTGTACCAAATCTCACTAGGACAACCAGGGTTGTGTTCACACGTTCATTAGTCACCAAATGGAAGAAATCTGGCTGAAACAAGGTGGATCAATCTGTACTACCGTCCAATTAGAAACGTGAATTTTAGCAGTCCGTCGCAAAATGTGTTGCTACCGTGTACCCTAACGAACGACACAACCCAGTACATTACGGCCAAAAGGTCAAACTATAAGACAGTACTTTAAAAATGATCCACTAATAAATAGACACGGCAATAGAAGAGGCCAAACAACAACTGACCATCATAGTAGGGTGTGAAGGCCCGTCTCTGCGCCAGGCTGTAGAAACACCTCTCCCAGAACAAAGCCACCTCGGCCCTGATGGCTTCTATCACATTCTTCATGTTCTTCATTTTCAGCTCATCCAGGCGCCGGCACTCTGCTTCCAACTGCAGGAAGGAACTCGCAAACGTCAGTCAGTAAAAACCAATCAATTAGGGTTCTGACATTCCATTCAAACCTTAGCCTGAATAGTATGTTGTCACTATGATTGGTTATAGGCTTTCTGAAAGCATCCCCCTGCCACAGTAAAACATGTATGGTAACAAGGTAAATTAATGTAAGTCAACATTTTCCTGAATATAACTGTATCGAGCCCCTGCATCTTCCACTATACTAAAGACTTTTAGGCCTCTAAATTTCACTGCAAGTATGTCCATATCTGATCAGCTTGACAGGTTAGGTACATAATTACGAGAAGAGTGCCATAGCTGTgagaaatacaaaataaatgtaaaaaaaaaaaaaaaaaaaaaaaaaaaatgctcacAGCATCCATGTTTCTCTTCCTGGACTGGACCATGTGATCAGACATGCTCTCTCGTTGCTCCGGGAGGACCTGCAGTCTCTCCCACAGCTCCTGGATCTTACTGCGGTAGGAGttacacaccaactcattctcgGTCTTACGATCCTCCAGCTGAGAATTACACAACAAGACAGTCGAGGAAATACCATTCATATAAAATGTACGCATACCGTAGTTACATCATTAGGACACTAGGAGTATCAAATGTATATAACGTTCAGAAAGAAAAATGTTACGGAGAACAAACATTCCTCTCCGACGTAGAAAGACGTTACGTAGAACAAACATTCCTCTCCGACGTAGAAAGACGTTACGTAGAACAAACATTCCTCTCCAACGTAGAATAAAGAATCACGACGGACTCTATTCACGACGTAACGGAACAGACTTGGTTTCTGACCTGTCCCAGCAGCAGTCGGAGAGCTGTGATGTTGTCGCCGGACAGACAGAAGGCCTCCTCGTCCTCACACACCACGTCCCTCTCAAAGCTGGTGTCTGGCAGCTGGTCCAGCTCCTCCATACACACAATGATCCGACGCTTGATACCCACAAACTCACCGTGGCGACGATCCTGGAACATacaatggagagggagagagaaaaagaaagaaaaagagaggagagagaaaaagaaagaggagagagaaagagagaaaaaggagagagagagaaaaaggagaggagagaagagagaaagaaagagagagaaagaaagagagagaaagaaagaaagagagaaaaaggagagaaaaaggagaggagagagaaagagagagaaagaaagagagagaaagaaagagagaggagagagaaagaaagagagaaaaaggagagaaaaaggagaggagagagaaagagagagaaagaaagagagaggagagagaaagaagagagaaaaaggagagaaagagagaaaaaggagaggagagagaaagagagagaaagaaagagagaggagagagaaagaaaggagaaagagaggagagagaaagaagagagaaaaaggagagaaagagagagagagaaaaaggagaggagagagaaagagagagaaagaaagagagagagaaagaaagaaagaaagagaaaaaataaGCCTCAACTTAGTTAAGAGTCTTGTGCTTTAAACCCAACGAGTCCCACCGTAAAACCGGAGCGTTTTGAACTTTAACCCCCTTTTTAAAAAAACGTGTCTGAGTTAAAGACTTCTGGGTTGCACCATTGGGATTCAACTAGTTCCGTAGATAATCAACAGACGTGTGATGAACGGGGGGGGCTGAGTTAGAgcggtgtttgtgagacaagggcAGATCCCAAAGGGGCCCCGGGTAATTTATACAAAACAGTATGTAGAGTCCAAACGGTTTGAGCTACAATCTATTCAGATGGGTGGATAGAGAATGACAAGCTGAGACTCACAAAACACCTAACATGCTTTTCTCTATGACAGTGTctatactgtaaggggttcttctacatggATCATCGGAAATCCCAGGTCATATGTCTATAATAGTGTAAGGGGTTCTACTACATAGAagatcatagtaaatcccaggtcatagtgtctataatactgtaaggggttcttctccatagatcatagtaaatcccaggtcatagtgtctataatactgtaaggggttcttctacatagtagatcatagtaaatcccaggtcatagtgtctataatactgtaaggggttcttctccatagatcatagtaaatcccaggtcatagtgtctataatactgtaattaGCTCACAGTTGCCATGACAAACTCCAAACAGTTGTCACATACCAGTTGGATATTCATTTCCCTctgaacaaaccatttctgtatttaCAGGAGTCATAGAAATGATTTTTATCCGGTTTTTGCTTTGGTTGACCTTTGGTTGACCTTTGGTTGACCTTTTGGTTTTTTGTAGACATTTTCCAATTAAACTCATGAATGAAACAGTTTATGTCCAATAGTTTTGTGTTCTACttgtagccctggttgtcctTTAAAGAACATGGTAAAACACCTCATTGTGAGACTCAATATAAAGGCTGGACAAAATGAAAGGACCATTGTTGTCTGTGGTCTCAGGACTGATAGGGTTAAGTTACAGCCATTATTCACTGAGAATTTCTGATTTTCTATTAGGCAACTTGTGATCCGTATTTCATTTCAGGAGTCTGCGAGTACAATTTTATGGCCCCGAATTTCCCCATTTCAGAGCCACAAACAGACCAAGGAAAACCCCTGGTGGTAAAAATACTGGCTACATTCTAGGAAAATGAAGAACAATGAAGCATTTACATGCCTTCTCTTTAGTGAGATCGTTGAGGTAAGAGCGATAGCTGTCCAGTTGCTCCAGGGAAGGGACCGTGTCCATGTCGATACAGAAGGGGACTGAACACATGAGGTCACACAGCTCCCGGTCCTGCTTGGACAGTCTCTTCAGCTCCTTAACCCTCTGACTCTTCTGTTTCATCATCACCTCCAGGCGTGACCTGATGTCCTTCTCCAGCTGTAGCATCGTCCTCCCCTCGTCCTCCTATAAAACACATCAAGATGGGTTGAGAGGAACGTTAGCAAGCTGCAGCATGGTCCTCCTATAAAACACATCAAGATGGGTTGAGAAGAATGCTAGCAAGCTGCAGCATGGTCTTTCTATAAAAACACTTCAAGATGGGTTGAGAAGAATGCTAGCAAGCTGCAGCATGGTCCTCCTATAAAACACATCAAGATGGGTTGAGAGGAACGCTAGCAAGCTGCAGCATGGTCCTCCTATAAAACACATCAAGATGGGTTGAGAGGAACGTTAGCAAGCTGCAGCATGGTCCTCCTATAAAACACATCAAGATGGGTTGAGAAGAACGTTAGCAAGCTGCAGCATGGTCCTCCTATAAAACACATCAAGATGGGTTGAGAGGAACGTTAGCAAGCTGCAGCATGGTCCTCCTATAAAACACATCAAGATGGGTTGAGAGGAACGTTAGCAAGCTGCAGCATGGTCCTCCTATAAAACACATCAAGATGGGTTGAGAGGAACGCTAGCAATA from Oncorhynchus masou masou isolate Uvic2021 chromosome 22, UVic_Omas_1.1, whole genome shotgun sequence harbors:
- the LOC135508932 gene encoding protein regulator of cytokinesis 1-like isoform X2, with translation MRRSEIHAAESVECLNRALNRLKDIWEEIGIPEDQRLQRTDVVRKHIKGLLDMMIAEEDSLRKRLMSSIESCRKELDVLCTELQLSPFEEDEGRTMLQLEKDIRSRLEVMMKQKSQRVKELKRLSKQDRELCDLMCSVPFCIDMDTVPSLEQLDSYRSYLNDLTKEKDRRHGEFVGIKRRIIVCMEELDQLPDTSFERDVVCEDEEAFCLSGDNITALRLLLGQLEDRKTENELVCNSYRSKIQELWERLQVLPEQRESMSDHMVQSRKRNMDALEAECRRLDELKMKNMKNVIEAIRAEVALFWERCFYSLAQRRAFTPYYDVDFTVELLNLHEAELLSLKKHYEDHRELFEGVTRWQDSWTLFLQLERKVTDPTRFNNRGGNLLKEEKQRADLQKSLPKLEKSLKTQVALWEEEQYREFLVNGQRFLQYVEAQWELLRLEKERGKNERQLKKNQQIEHDLLYGTAQRTPSKRRLAGTPTPGKARKLNATSGIYVSTPNGTLHSAFGGILCQSPVLRLPMSVSKLPLRTPGCVGRTLRTVERNKENISHLNGTALSGYHLPNLSSTQQHTSQSKMSGDVFLCVQ
- the LOC135508932 gene encoding protein regulator of cytokinesis 1-like isoform X1; this translates as MRRSEIHAAESVECLNRALNRLKDIWEEIGIPEDQRLQRTDVVRKHIKGLLDMMIAEEDSLRKRLMSSIESCRKELDVLCTELQLSPFEEDEGRTMLQLEKDIRSRLEVMMKQKSQRVKELKRLSKQDRELCDLMCSVPFCIDMDTVPSLEQLDSYRSYLNDLTKEKDRRHGEFVGIKRRIIVCMEELDQLPDTSFERDVVCEDEEAFCLSGDNITALRLLLGQLEDRKTENELVCNSYRSKIQELWERLQVLPEQRESMSDHMVQSRKRNMDALEAECRRLDELKMKNMKNVIEAIRAEVALFWERCFYSLAQRRAFTPYYDVDFTVELLNLHEAELLSLKKHYEDHRELFEGVTRWQDSWTLFLQLERKVTDPTRFNNRGGNLLKEEKQRADLQKSLPKLEKSLKTQVALWEEEQYREFLVNGQRFLQYVEAQWELLRLEKERGKNERQLKKNQQIEHDLLYGTAQRTPSKRRLAGTPTPGKARKLNATSGIYVSTPNGTLHSAFGGILCQSPVLRLPMSVSKLPLRTPGCVGRTLRTVERNKENISHLNGTALSGVLRNPAQSPASHRNISVNSVASTYTEFSRFLSKASKSVKTGHLISTVTNL